In Methylomagnum ishizawai, one DNA window encodes the following:
- a CDS encoding dipeptide ABC transporter ATP-binding protein codes for MDTHTPASALLTVTDLHIGFQQGRDYAPAVAGVSFGIGRGESFALVGESGSGKSVTALSVLRLLPHNGRVRGGSVRLGETDVFALPEYAMGGVRGRRIGIVFQDPMSSLNPVMAIGRQLGETLRLHLGLKGAALRRRALELLDQVGLPDPARHLDEYPHQLSGGMRQRVMIALALAGEPELLIADEPTTALDVTLQAQILELLKRLRRERGMALWLITHDFGIVAELADRVAVMRSGRIVEQGGPEFFQRQKHDYSRELLAAMPRIDACLDRPVRTETGPALLEVEDFRVHYPIKRGLLQRTVDRVRAVDGVSFRLGQGETLALVGESGCGKTTLGKGILNLIETSSGRVRFEGAEIAGLAREARRKRCAEMQIVFQDPYSSMNPRMVVGDIIEEGLRAQRPELGAGERRERCEELLRAVGLPVAARLRYPHEFSGGQRQRICIARALAVEPKLIVCDEPTSALDVSVQAQILKLLKQLRERRGLSYLFITHDLAVVAELADRVAVMHRGRIVELGETRQVLYEPAHDYTRKLLAAVPKLRLGQAAR; via the coding sequence ATGGATACCCATACACCCGCGTCCGCCCTGCTCACCGTCACCGATCTCCACATCGGTTTCCAACAAGGCCGGGACTACGCTCCCGCCGTGGCCGGCGTCTCCTTCGGGATAGGCCGGGGCGAAAGTTTCGCCCTGGTCGGCGAATCCGGCTCGGGGAAATCGGTCACGGCCTTGTCGGTGCTGCGCTTGTTGCCGCACAACGGGCGTGTCCGGGGCGGTTCGGTGCGGCTGGGCGAAACCGATGTGTTCGCCCTGCCCGAATACGCCATGGGCGGGGTGCGTGGACGGCGCATCGGCATCGTGTTCCAAGACCCCATGAGTTCGCTCAACCCGGTCATGGCTATCGGGCGGCAACTCGGCGAAACCCTGCGCCTGCACCTGGGCTTGAAGGGCGCGGCTTTGCGCCGCCGCGCCCTGGAACTTTTGGATCAGGTCGGCCTGCCCGACCCGGCCCGCCATCTGGACGAATACCCGCACCAACTCTCCGGCGGGATGCGCCAACGGGTCATGATCGCCCTGGCCCTGGCCGGGGAACCCGAACTCCTGATCGCCGACGAACCCACCACCGCCCTGGACGTGACCCTGCAAGCGCAAATCCTGGAGTTGCTCAAGCGCCTGCGCCGGGAACGCGGCATGGCGCTCTGGCTCATCACCCACGATTTCGGCATCGTCGCCGAACTGGCCGACCGGGTGGCGGTGATGCGCTCGGGCCGGATCGTCGAGCAGGGCGGTCCCGAATTCTTCCAGCGCCAGAAGCACGACTACAGCCGCGAGCTACTGGCCGCCATGCCCCGGATCGATGCCTGTCTGGATCGGCCCGTCCGCACCGAAACCGGCCCGGCGCTGTTGGAGGTCGAGGATTTCCGGGTGCATTACCCGATCAAGCGCGGGCTGTTGCAGCGCACGGTGGACCGAGTGCGGGCGGTGGACGGGGTGTCGTTCCGTCTGGGCCAGGGCGAGACCCTGGCCCTGGTGGGCGAATCGGGTTGCGGCAAGACCACGCTGGGCAAGGGCATCCTCAATCTGATCGAAACCTCCAGCGGGCGGGTGCGGTTCGAGGGCGCGGAAATCGCGGGGCTGGCGCGGGAAGCGCGGCGCAAACGCTGCGCCGAGATGCAGATCGTGTTCCAAGACCCTTATTCGTCCATGAATCCGCGCATGGTGGTGGGCGATATCATCGAGGAAGGTTTACGCGCCCAGCGCCCCGAACTCGGGGCCGGGGAACGGCGCGAGCGCTGCGAGGAGTTGCTGCGGGCGGTGGGTTTACCGGTGGCGGCGCGGCTCCGCTATCCGCACGAGTTTTCCGGGGGCCAGCGCCAGCGCATCTGCATCGCCCGCGCTCTGGCGGTCGAACCCAAGCTCATCGTCTGCGACGAGCCGACCAGCGCCTTGGATGTCTCGGTACAGGCGCAAATCCTCAAGCTGCTCAAGCAATTGCGGGAACGGCGCGGCTTGAGCTATCTCTTCATCACCCATGATTTGGCGGTGGTGGCGGAGCTGGCCGACCGGGTGGCGGTGATGCACCGGGGCCGCATCGTCGAGCTGGGGGAAACCCGCCAGGTGCTATACGAACCGGCCCACGACTACACCCGCAAGCTATTGGCCGCCGTGCCCAAACTGCGCTTGGGCCAAGCCGCGCGGTAG
- a CDS encoding GlcG/HbpS family heme-binding protein, with product MHKKILDGVIAALLAVSASGVWAKCNDVSDTDLENAIAAAAKAKTGGYGLKMWITWVDETGMVCRVETNGREGPFAGNREWLGSRVISAQKAFTANAFSLDGYAISTANLYTPVQPGGSLYGLQASNPVDASQAYLGSPKLYGTENDPLVGKRIGGINVFGGGLALYKDGKKIGAIGVSGDTSCRDHAFAWQVRGALNAHPGAGTVGITTFNYGADGTVYSAAQGNLLPNAAVGDELVMGSGTGGPSTYWSAWAHPMCPNSLPFANAGNGTLMAP from the coding sequence ATGCATAAGAAGATACTCGACGGCGTTATCGCCGCGTTATTGGCCGTTTCGGCTTCCGGGGTTTGGGCCAAGTGCAACGATGTTTCCGACACCGACCTGGAAAATGCTATCGCGGCGGCGGCTAAGGCCAAAACCGGCGGCTATGGCTTGAAAATGTGGATCACTTGGGTCGATGAAACCGGCATGGTTTGCCGGGTTGAAACCAATGGCAGGGAAGGTCCCTTCGCGGGCAACCGGGAATGGTTGGGCAGCCGGGTGATCTCGGCCCAGAAAGCCTTCACCGCCAACGCCTTCAGCTTGGACGGCTACGCCATTTCCACCGCCAACCTCTACACCCCGGTGCAGCCGGGCGGTAGCCTCTACGGCCTGCAAGCGAGCAACCCGGTCGATGCCAGCCAAGCCTATTTGGGTTCCCCCAAGCTGTACGGCACCGAGAACGACCCGTTGGTCGGCAAGCGTATCGGCGGTATCAACGTCTTCGGCGGTGGTTTGGCGCTGTACAAGGATGGCAAGAAGATCGGGGCCATCGGCGTATCCGGCGATACCTCCTGCCGCGACCACGCTTTCGCATGGCAGGTGCGCGGGGCTTTGAACGCGCATCCGGGCGCGGGCACCGTGGGTATCACCACCTTCAACTACGGCGCGGACGGCACCGTGTACAGCGCGGCCCAGGGCAACCTGCTGCCCAATGCCGCGGTGGGCGACGAACTGGTCATGGGGAGCGGTACCGGCGGGCCTAGCACCTACTGGAGCGCCTGGGCGCACCCGATGTGCCCGAACTCCTTGCCCTTCGCCAACGCGGGCAACGGCACCTTGATGGCTCCCTGA
- a CDS encoding DUF3313 family protein yields MKHPVRLPGLSILCIALAACASVRDGANAVKAQAVAPAPDQGFIWQPEQASHRNDLPFQKVWIKPGFDKGGYGELVVAPVNTQYMMEMDWLHKASSASWIGDVKKDIAELAVYFHDRLVKAFKEDPNHRFMVLENPADHKRPALRLELALIEIDPSTPVLHALSWAGPIGTGSAMGAVNQRRAAFEGRLRDLQTGEVVATFADRDMADVGPLDLTRLTWYGPAKGIMDRWARQFVQIANKKPGEAVTDPVPYTLRPF; encoded by the coding sequence ATGAAGCATCCCGTCCGCCTTCCCGGCTTGTCCATCCTGTGCATCGCCCTTGCCGCTTGCGCCAGCGTGCGCGACGGGGCCAACGCGGTCAAGGCCCAGGCCGTCGCCCCCGCTCCCGACCAGGGCTTCATCTGGCAGCCGGAGCAAGCCTCCCATCGTAACGATTTGCCGTTCCAGAAGGTTTGGATCAAGCCCGGCTTCGACAAGGGCGGCTATGGCGAATTGGTGGTCGCGCCGGTCAACACCCAGTACATGATGGAGATGGATTGGCTGCACAAGGCCAGTTCGGCCAGTTGGATCGGCGATGTGAAGAAGGATATCGCCGAACTCGCCGTGTATTTCCATGACCGCTTGGTGAAGGCGTTCAAGGAAGACCCCAACCACCGTTTCATGGTCCTGGAAAATCCCGCCGACCATAAGCGCCCGGCCCTAAGGCTGGAATTGGCCCTGATCGAGATCGATCCTTCAACCCCCGTCCTGCACGCGTTGTCCTGGGCCGGGCCAATCGGCACGGGTTCGGCCATGGGTGCGGTGAACCAGCGCCGGGCGGCGTTCGAGGGTCGCCTGCGCGATTTGCAGACCGGCGAGGTGGTCGCGACCTTCGCCGACCGCGACATGGCCGATGTCGGGCCGCTGGACCTGACCCGGCTTACTTGGTATGGCCCGGCCAAGGGCATCATGGACCGCTGGGCGCGGCAATTCGTGCAGATCGCCAATAAGAAGCCCGGCGAGGCCGTCACCGATCCCGTTCCGTATACCTTGAGGCCGTTCTAA
- a CDS encoding ABC transporter substrate-binding protein — MHRPRILPALLLLLGLARPALAEAPPETLRIGVLAFGTLNWELATIQSEGLDQGRGVRLEPTPLASAEAGRIALQGGGVDMIVGDWIWVAQQRGQGADFSFAPYSTSHGALMVPAGSPIQGIADLKGKKLGIAGGGLDKNWLLLRALARQRDGLDLDRVVEKTFGAPPLLNQQLEQGRLDAVLNYWNPAAKLEAQGYRRVLDGHSLLKGLGVEVPVPALGYIFHERWAKAHPAPLDAFLKMATEAQRRLCESDAAWHKIVPLTQETDPKVQDALRRDYCAGRVVGFGPQEIQAAGEIYRRLGEVAGGASPAVGGTLPAGVFWTPPGP, encoded by the coding sequence ATGCACCGCCCCCGCATCCTCCCCGCCCTGCTCCTGCTGCTCGGACTGGCCCGGCCCGCCCTGGCCGAAGCCCCGCCCGAGACCCTCCGCATCGGCGTGCTGGCCTTCGGCACCTTGAACTGGGAACTTGCCACGATCCAAAGCGAAGGACTGGACCAGGGCCGGGGCGTCCGGCTCGAACCCACCCCGCTCGCCAGCGCCGAGGCGGGCAGGATCGCCCTGCAAGGCGGTGGCGTGGATATGATCGTGGGGGATTGGATTTGGGTCGCCCAGCAGCGCGGGCAAGGGGCCGATTTCAGCTTCGCGCCCTACTCCACCAGCCATGGCGCCCTGATGGTCCCGGCCGGCTCGCCGATCCAGGGCATCGCCGACCTCAAGGGCAAGAAGCTCGGCATCGCCGGCGGCGGTCTGGATAAGAACTGGCTGCTGCTACGCGCCCTGGCCCGGCAACGCGACGGGCTGGACCTGGACCGGGTGGTCGAAAAAACCTTCGGTGCCCCGCCGCTGCTGAACCAGCAATTGGAACAAGGCCGGCTCGACGCCGTGCTGAACTATTGGAACCCGGCCGCCAAGCTGGAAGCCCAGGGCTACCGGCGGGTCCTGGACGGGCACAGCCTATTGAAAGGCTTGGGGGTGGAGGTGCCGGTGCCGGCCTTGGGCTATATCTTCCACGAACGCTGGGCCAAGGCCCATCCCGCCCCTTTGGACGCCTTCCTGAAAATGGCCACGGAGGCCCAGCGCCGCCTGTGCGAATCCGACGCCGCGTGGCATAAGATCGTCCCGCTGACCCAGGAAACCGACCCCAAGGTCCAGGACGCCCTGCGGCGGGATTATTGCGCGGGCCGGGTCGTGGGCTTCGGCCCCCAGGAAATCCAAGCCGCCGGGGAGATTTACCGGCGGCTGGGCGAGGTCGCGGGCGGCGCGTCCCCGGCGGTGGGCGGCACGCTACCGGCGGGCGTGTTCTGGACCCCGCCCGGCCCATAG
- a CDS encoding HEAT repeat domain-containing protein, which yields MPGPSSIAPRPALPAGEDETPTGRQRDSALARLGDIDPGRRADAAEQLAAYANRAAETALVQALAGDPAAEVRAAAARSLGHVRKPNPATLDALFAALQDPDITVGMAAVGSLGGFLAHDETGSKRDRALRAGFQAGAAAPGVPAAIREILRDALAERGGR from the coding sequence ATGCCCGGCCCATCCTCCATAGCGCCGCGCCCCGCGCTCCCCGCCGGGGAAGACGAAACCCCCACCGGGCGGCAACGCGACTCGGCCCTGGCCCGGCTCGGGGATATCGACCCAGGACGCCGTGCCGACGCCGCCGAGCAACTCGCCGCCTACGCCAACCGGGCGGCGGAAACCGCCCTGGTCCAGGCGCTGGCCGGCGACCCCGCAGCCGAAGTCCGCGCCGCCGCCGCCCGCAGCCTGGGCCATGTCCGCAAACCCAATCCAGCCACCTTGGACGCGCTGTTCGCGGCGCTGCAAGACCCGGATATCACGGTGGGGATGGCGGCGGTGGGCAGCCTCGGCGGGTTCCTCGCCCATGACGAAACGGGGTCTAAACGCGACCGGGCGCTACGGGCCGGATTCCAGGCCGGGGCGGCGGCACCGGGCGTTCCAGCAGCGATCCGGGAAATCCTGCGCGACGCCTTGGCAGAGCGGGGCGGGCGTTGA
- a CDS encoding HAMP domain-containing methyl-accepting chemotaxis protein codes for MTIYKKMLLLISFSLLGLIGLAVLANHQIQQVFVAANYANVNSVPSLVAVNSAIKTFGQVRVRLFRHVLNEDRSKQDRLDQELKSAESDLAAAFTAYEPLISNDEDRRLYQANLVKWSQYEAGIVPVQTFSQNMDKKQAREALDRLTDPGRDLQNSLEAHAKYNADLAGKAAADAAQIQAAAVWQSWGGALLTAFLVAGVGYYIVRTVVRQLGGEPEMAAAIANRIAEGDLSMPITLKAGDTDSLMAAMAHMSANIKALVDDALRLSQAGIEGQLAVRTDAAKHRGDYRRIVEGVNATLDAVVGPMERIREVMGRVAGGDLTASVDGDCRGTFLDLQEAINASLRKLAETLSEVSNLVGTLSSASEQLSATSQSLSQAASEQAASVEETSSSTEQMAASINQNKDNAKITDNIAEKSSREAAEGGEAVARTVQAMKQIAGKIGIIDDIAYQTNLLALNAAIEAARAGEHGKGFAVVAAEVRKLAERSQVAAQEIGELAASSVGMAERAGTLLGEIVPSIRKTAGLVQEIAAASEEQASGAKQISEAMNQLSRTTQQNASASEELSATAEEMSGQAMELQRTLGFFKTSVVEDKDPMVLRHTARSEPVHPQVRLRDGANRGCGEQGFSRF; via the coding sequence ATGACGATCTATAAGAAAATGTTGCTACTGATAAGCTTCAGCTTATTGGGGTTGATCGGGCTGGCGGTCTTGGCGAACCACCAAATCCAACAAGTGTTCGTCGCGGCCAATTATGCCAACGTCAATAGCGTGCCTTCTTTGGTCGCCGTGAATTCGGCTATTAAAACATTCGGTCAGGTGCGGGTGCGCCTGTTCCGGCATGTGCTCAACGAGGACCGGAGCAAGCAGGATCGATTGGATCAGGAGTTGAAAAGCGCCGAGAGCGATTTGGCGGCGGCCTTCACGGCGTATGAACCGTTGATCTCGAATGACGAGGATCGCCGCTTATACCAAGCTAATCTGGTGAAATGGAGCCAATATGAGGCCGGGATTGTCCCGGTACAGACTTTTTCCCAGAACATGGATAAAAAACAGGCCCGGGAAGCCCTTGACCGGTTGACCGATCCTGGTCGGGATTTGCAGAACAGCCTTGAGGCCCATGCCAAATACAATGCCGACCTGGCGGGGAAGGCCGCCGCCGACGCCGCGCAAATCCAAGCGGCCGCTGTGTGGCAAAGCTGGGGCGGGGCGTTGCTCACGGCGTTCCTGGTCGCCGGGGTCGGCTACTACATCGTTCGGACCGTGGTGCGTCAATTGGGTGGCGAGCCAGAAATGGCCGCCGCCATCGCCAACCGCATCGCCGAGGGCGATCTATCCATGCCCATTACCTTGAAGGCCGGCGATACCGACAGTTTGATGGCCGCCATGGCGCATATGTCCGCCAATATCAAGGCCCTGGTCGATGACGCGCTGAGGCTGTCCCAAGCCGGCATAGAGGGCCAACTCGCCGTCCGCACGGACGCCGCCAAGCACCGTGGCGACTACCGCAGGATCGTCGAAGGCGTGAACGCCACCCTCGACGCCGTGGTCGGGCCGATGGAACGCATCCGCGAAGTCATGGGCCGCGTGGCCGGGGGCGACCTGACCGCCAGCGTCGATGGGGATTGCCGGGGCACTTTCCTGGATTTGCAGGAGGCGATCAATGCCAGCCTGCGCAAGTTGGCGGAAACCCTATCCGAGGTCAGCAACCTGGTGGGCACTTTGTCCAGCGCATCCGAACAACTGAGCGCCACTTCCCAATCCCTGTCCCAGGCCGCTTCCGAGCAGGCCGCCAGCGTCGAGGAGACCTCTTCCTCCACCGAGCAGATGGCGGCCTCCATCAACCAGAACAAGGACAATGCCAAGATCACCGACAACATCGCCGAGAAATCCTCCCGTGAGGCGGCGGAAGGCGGCGAGGCCGTCGCCCGGACCGTTCAGGCCATGAAGCAGATCGCCGGCAAGATCGGCATCATCGACGATATCGCCTACCAGACCAACCTGCTCGCCCTGAACGCCGCCATCGAAGCGGCCCGGGCCGGCGAGCATGGCAAGGGCTTCGCGGTGGTGGCCGCCGAGGTGCGGAAACTGGCCGAGCGTTCCCAGGTCGCCGCCCAGGAGATCGGTGAACTGGCCGCGTCCAGCGTCGGTATGGCCGAGCGGGCCGGGACGCTGCTGGGCGAGATCGTGCCCTCGATCAGGAAAACCGCCGGTTTGGTGCAGGAAATCGCCGCGGCCTCCGAGGAACAGGCGTCCGGCGCCAAGCAGATATCGGAAGCCATGAACCAACTGAGCCGGACCACCCAGCAGAATGCCTCGGCTTCCGAGGAACTGTCCGCCACGGCGGAGGAGATGAGCGGGCAGGCCATGGAATTGCAGCGGACCCTGGGTTTCTTCAAAACCTCGGTGGTCGAGGACAAGGACCCTATGGTCCTGCGCCACACGGCGAGGTCGGAACCCGTCCATCCCCAGGTCCGGCTGCGGGACGGTGCGAATCGGGGATGCGGCGAGCAGGGTTTCTCCCGCTTCTGA
- a CDS encoding HEAT repeat domain-containing protein: MSFQRISLLILVILSFAAASWYLVDTLFPPMPEPVPTPEAAPTPPKPSMAQPTPRPIPPPSTARPVPPPPQATPAAEEEEDRTEQEEMDAALAQLGSPDPAQRLEGAEILGAYPSEETELALAQVLNSDPEADVRNAAAQSLGYVEQPSDDTVAALMAALEDQNEEVRASALSSLEDYLAATDEGSKRYRQLDAGLRAKMDNRGTPKDIREAIHDILQDQAEQATH; encoded by the coding sequence ATGTCGTTCCAAAGAATCAGCCTGCTTATCCTGGTGATATTGTCCTTCGCCGCCGCATCGTGGTACCTCGTGGACACGCTGTTCCCGCCCATGCCGGAACCCGTCCCGACCCCCGAAGCCGCGCCGACCCCGCCCAAACCCTCCATGGCGCAACCCACGCCGCGCCCGATCCCGCCGCCGTCCACGGCGCGTCCGGTCCCGCCACCGCCCCAGGCCACGCCCGCCGCGGAAGAGGAAGAAGACCGGACCGAACAAGAGGAAATGGACGCCGCCCTGGCCCAGCTCGGTAGCCCCGATCCGGCGCAACGCCTGGAAGGGGCCGAGATTTTGGGGGCCTATCCCAGCGAGGAAACCGAGCTGGCCCTGGCCCAGGTGCTGAATAGCGACCCGGAGGCCGATGTCCGCAATGCGGCGGCGCAAAGCCTCGGCTATGTGGAACAACCCTCGGACGACACCGTCGCCGCCCTGATGGCCGCGCTGGAGGATCAAAACGAGGAGGTCCGGGCCAGCGCCCTGTCTTCCCTGGAGGATTACCTCGCCGCCACCGACGAAGGCTCCAAGCGCTACCGCCAACTCGACGCCGGCCTCCGGGCCAAGATGGACAACCGGGGCACGCCCAAGGATATCCGGGAAGCCATCCACGATATCCTGCAAGACCAGGCGGAACAGGCCACCCACTGA